From a region of the Streptomyces tirandamycinicus genome:
- a CDS encoding MFS transporter, protein MAEELVGAATGARLGGHRTATGRDTAPPPPNPRRRQALALLLIGPFLSLFDQFCVNLAAPSVGESFRLTPFEFQAVVGGYGLVYGLGLITGGRLGDLFGRRRMYRAGIAVFALTSLVCALAWSPGSLIAARLAQGAAAAMLQPQVLALIRTQFPPGEQQKALSWFAVSMSLGMVCGQVLGGALPAWDLFGLGWRTVFLVAVPLCLAAFLLLPATLDADRPALSGQGVDVTGAVLGALSVACVLLPLAAAGEWPFLPTGLAVCAAGYLLGTVFVRHQRARAREGRPALLPLGLFSVPVFAYGVLLNFLLYTATVPFAVVLALYLQDEAGLSSAEAGLAFTPAAVAIAVGSRIAVPLRARFGDGVLVSSAALIALGLAAAPAAAALGGGGASLALLLAGMAVYGVGNGMIVPLLTGAVMSRVPPRDAGAGAGVLATTQQLAAALGIALVGIVLYPPSAELPLRYPAAMAAGVAVAVLAVVAAARLAAVARQPTADGASG, encoded by the coding sequence ATGGCAGAGGAACTCGTCGGCGCGGCGACCGGGGCCCGGCTCGGCGGCCACCGGACCGCCACCGGCCGTGACACCGCTCCGCCCCCGCCCAACCCGCGCCGGCGGCAGGCGCTCGCGCTGCTGCTGATCGGCCCCTTCCTCTCGCTCTTCGACCAGTTCTGCGTCAATCTCGCGGCGCCGTCGGTCGGCGAGTCGTTCCGGCTCACACCGTTCGAGTTCCAGGCCGTGGTCGGGGGCTACGGCCTGGTCTACGGCCTGGGGCTGATCACCGGCGGCCGGCTCGGCGACCTGTTCGGGCGACGGCGCATGTACCGGGCCGGCATCGCCGTCTTCGCGCTGACCTCGCTGGTCTGCGCGCTCGCCTGGTCCCCCGGGTCGCTGATCGCGGCCCGGCTCGCCCAGGGCGCGGCCGCGGCGATGCTGCAGCCGCAGGTCCTGGCCCTGATCCGGACCCAGTTCCCGCCCGGTGAGCAGCAGAAGGCGCTGTCCTGGTTCGCCGTGTCGATGAGCCTGGGCATGGTGTGCGGCCAGGTCCTCGGCGGTGCCCTGCCGGCCTGGGACCTGTTCGGCCTGGGCTGGCGCACGGTCTTCCTCGTCGCCGTGCCGCTCTGCCTGGCGGCGTTCCTGCTCCTGCCGGCGACGCTGGACGCGGACCGGCCGGCGCTCTCCGGGCAGGGGGTCGACGTCACCGGCGCGGTGCTCGGCGCCCTGTCCGTGGCCTGTGTGCTGCTGCCGCTCGCCGCGGCCGGGGAGTGGCCGTTCCTGCCCACCGGTCTGGCCGTGTGCGCCGCCGGATACCTGCTCGGGACCGTCTTCGTACGCCATCAGCGCGCCCGGGCCCGCGAGGGACGGCCGGCGCTGCTGCCGCTGGGCCTGTTCTCCGTGCCCGTCTTCGCGTACGGCGTCCTGCTCAACTTCCTGCTCTACACCGCCACCGTGCCCTTCGCCGTCGTCCTCGCCCTGTACCTCCAGGACGAGGCGGGCCTGAGCTCGGCCGAGGCGGGCCTGGCGTTCACCCCCGCGGCCGTCGCCATCGCCGTGGGCTCGAGGATCGCCGTACCGCTGCGGGCGCGCTTCGGCGACGGGGTGCTCGTCTCCTCCGCCGCCCTGATCGCCCTGGGTCTCGCCGCGGCGCCGGCCGCCGCGGCCCTGGGGGGAGGCGGCGCGTCCCTGGCACTGCTGCTGGCCGGCATGGCCGTCTACGGAGTGGGCAACGGCATGATCGTCCCTCTGCTGACCGGCGCCGTGATGAGCAGGGTGCCGCCCCGGGACGCGGGCGCCGGAGCCGGCGTCCTGGCCACCACGCAGCAGCTCGCCGCGGCGCTCGGCATCGCCCTCGTCGGCATCGTGCTCTACCCGCCCTCGGCGGAGCTCCCGCTGCGCTACCCGGCGGCGATGGCCGCCGGGGTCGCGGTCGCCGTCCTCGCCGTCGTGGCCGCCGCCCGCCTGGCCGCGGTCGCACGGCAACCGACGGCTGACGGCGCATCCGGCTGA